Genomic window (Sulfurovum sp. NBC37-1):
TCTTCCTCTCTCTCATTGGTTAAAGATACGGGTTGCCAATCTCATTTTATTAATGATCATCGTTCTTTTTGTTTTTGGTGGGTTTGCAGAACGAACGGATCTTGGTCTGGTTGTAGGTGCCATTGTGGCAGGTATGCTCATGCGTCCGGTCTTTACTATGGCAGGGGATGTAGGCATTCAGGCCACCAAGGCAGTGCGAGCCGTGAGCTACGGCTTTTTTGGCATTGTCTTTTTCTTATGGATAGGTATGAGTGTTGATCTCAGCGGTATGATTAAAGCACCTGAACTTGCAATCCTGCTCTTTCTGGCTGCCTTCGTAGGTAAGATCATCGGTATTTTTCTCATGGTCCCCATGGGACAGCTTAACAGCAAAGAAGCATGGACGATCGGTATCGGACTGAACGCCCGGCTTACTACCGAGATCATCGTGGCAAAACTTTTACTCGATGCACAGTTGATAGACATCCAGCTCTTTACTGCACTGGTAGCGGCTTCTTCTGTCTCTACGATCGTAGTACCGCTTCTTTTCTCTCTGTTGGTTTCGTTCTGGAAAGAAACGCTGATGCAGTCTGCTGTATCCAAAACAAAAAAGAAAAAAATAGAAAAACCTGAAAAAGAACAAATACCGTGGTATGCCCAAAAGTTCGACACGGTATACAAGACCCTGGGTACTGATCCGCAAAAAGGTCTAAGCAAAGATGAAATAGTTCAGCGTCAGGCACACTATGGTCCAAACCGTATCCGTTCAGTACACAAAGAAAAATGGTACTGGATACTCTTCAGACAGTTTACGGATGTTCTGATCATCATCCTGCTTATTGCCGCGGCAATTTCCTTTGCCATAGGAGAAGTAGGTGATGCCGTCACTATCATGATCATTGTTATTTTGAATGGTATTCTCGGATTCATACAGGAGTATAAAGCTGAAAAAGCCATAGAAGCACTCCAAAAAATGCTTTCCCTGCGCTGTAAGGTTTTGAGAGACGGAGAGAAAAAGGAGATCGATTCAACCAAACTGGTCCCCGGTGATATCGTTTTTCTCGAAATCGGAGATAAAATACCGGCAGATCTCCGGCTCATTGAGGCAGTCAACCTCAAAGTAGACGAGTCCGCGCTGACCGGAGAGTCCGTTGCTTCTTTGAAAAACACAAAAGCTGTACCTCAAAAGAGTGCATTGGGGGAACGGAGCTCCATGGCATGGATGGGCACCAATGTGGTCAATGGCTATGCCAAAGGCATCGTCGTTGCTACGGGTATGCAAACTGAATTCGGGAAGATCGCAAAAATGACCAGTGAGGTGGGCAGCACACAGACACCTTTACAGAAAAAACTGGCGGTTTTGGGTAAAAAACTCGGGATCTTCTCTGTTGCCATCGCAGCGTTTGTCGCCATCATCGGATACCTTCTGGGCAAAGATATGATGGAAATGTTTCTGACGGGCATCTCTCTCGCCGTAGCGGTCGTACCTGAAGGTCTGCCGGCAGTTGTGACCATTACACTGGCACTCGGTGTCAAAGCGATGGTCCGCCAAAAAGCCCTGCTTCGCCGTTTGCAGGCAGCTGAAGCACTGGGTAGTGCCAACGTCATCTGTACTGATAAAACAGGCACACTCACACAAAACCAGATGACCGTACAAAAAGTATGGCTTTTTAGCGGTGAAATAGATGTAACAGGAAGCGGATATGATCCAAAAGGCCACTTTGAAAAAGATAAGAAAAAGGTGGATTACAAAAAGAGACAGGATCTGATTGAACTGCTCAAAACCGGGCTTGTCTGTACCCATGCCGGGCTGACCAAGGAAAAGGATGAATGGAAGATCACCGGTGAACCCACAGAAGCATCATTGATCGTTGCAGCCTATAAAGCCTGGCTGACGCCGGAAGTGGACGAAAAGATCACCACAGAGTTCTCTTTCAATTCTCAGAGAAAACGCATGAGTGTCATCGTTCAGGAAAAAGGCAAAAATATCGCCTATATCAAAGGAGCACCCGAAGTACTCCTGGAACGTTCAAACTACTATTTCGACGGGGAAAAAGTACAAGCGCTTGATGCACAGAAGAAAAAAGCCTTCGAGGATGCCTACAGCCAACTGGCACGAAACGGCCTGCGTACACTCGCACTGGCAAAACGTGTATTGCCTAAAGGGATCAAACTCGATGCCGATGCGGTGGAGAACGATTTGGTTCTCCTGGGAGTCGTCGGCATCATCGATCCGCCAAGACCCGAAGTACATCATGCCATACAAACAGCCAGAACGGCAGGTATCAATGTAGTGATGATCACCGGAGATGCACCACTTACTGCCATGGCGATCGCAAAAGAGGTAGGTTTGGATGCCAAGCATGGTATTACAGGCAGCCAACTGGATACGCTTGATGATGACGCTTTGAAAAATGCGATACATGAAGGAGCGATTTTTGCCAGAACTACCCCGGCAGACAAAATACGAATTGTCAAAATACTGCAGGATGAAGGCCTGGTTACGGCCATGACCGGTGACGGGGTCAATGATGCACCCGCACTTAAAAAAGCCGATATCGGTATTGCCATGGGAATGAGAGGAACAGATGTCGCCAAAGGTGCAGCAGACATGATACTGCTTGATGACAATTTCGCCTCCATCATCAATGCAGTCAGAGAAGGACGCAGGCAATATGATAACATCAAGAAATTTGTCACCTATCTGCTCTCATCGAATATCGGAGAGGTCATAGCGATCTTTGTCAATATCCTTCTGGGAGGACCGCTGATCCTCCTGCCTGTGCAGATCTTATGGATGAACCTGGTCACGGACGGGATGACCGCTGTGGCATTGGGCATGGAAAAAGCTGAAAAAGGTACCATGCATCGTCTGCCAAGGGCCAGCAGTGAATCTTTCCTCCAATACAGAGGAATTCTCATGATCATACTGTTGGGCGGATATATCGGTGGTGCTACACTATGGATATTCCATCATTATCTCAGTTCCGGCCTGCCTGAAGCACAGGCCATCGGGCTGGCACAGACCGCTGCTTTCACAGCTATCATCATTTTGGAGAAAATGAATGTATTCAACTACCGTTCTCTGCATGCCCCTATCTACACTATGGGCTTTTTCAGCAATATCTGGCTGATCGCTGCATGGCTGGTGACCGTTTCTTTGCAGGTAGCAGCCGTTTATGTACCATTTCTGCAGGATGCCCTGCATACCGTTCCGCTTGGCTGGAAAGACTGGCTTCTGATCTTTGAGATCTCCCTGCCGATCTTTGTCGTGACCGAACTTTACAAAACAGTAGAATGGTTCTTGTTAAAATCCAAAAACGCACATACAGAGAAAGAAGGAGCCTGATCTATGGACTACATACTGGTAAAATCTCTATTGATCGCAGTTTTGCTCGGCTTTGCCATAGGACTTCAGCGTACGATGTCCCATCTCTACAGTAACGATGTCGGATTCGCCGCAGGTTCACGTACATTTGCACTGATATCACTTCTGGGATTTATGTCAGGATGGATGTACCAATTTGCCCCTTCCCTTATAGTGGTCGTCTCTGCCTCTATAGCAGGTATCATCATACTTTCGTATTATATGAAGAACATCCATTACAAGAAAATGGGGATGACCTCCCAGATCGCCGCGATCATCACCTACTTGCTTGGGCTGATGACCTATTTCCATCTGGAGCAATATGCTATTTTCATCGGGGTTATGATGATCGTCCTGCTTGACATCAAACCAAGACTGCAGAGAATAGAAAAGAACATCACTCCCACAGATCTGAATGCCAGTATCCTGCTACTTGCTATGACCTTTTTGATCCTTCCCATCCTGCCCGATGAGATGATCGGCCCCTATAAGCTCTTCAATCCCTACAAAACATGGCTCATGGCCGTTATCATTGCAGCGATCTCCTTTGTGGGCTACATTGCTATCAAGATCCTTGGGAACAAGCAGGGCGTACTGCTTACAGGGCTTTTCGGCGGGCTTATCTCTTCTACTGCTGTTTCAATCTCCCTCTCAAAGATGTATACAGCGCAAAAAGAGTATCTGAACAATTATGCGGCAGGTATTGCCATCGCCTGTACCCTGATGTATCTGCGTGTACTTTTTGAAGCACTGGTAATTAATATGGAAGTTGCCTGGCATTTGCTCCTGCCTTACACTCTGGCTGCCTTGAGCGGTTTCGCCTATGTCTATATCGTCTATAAACAGGCTACCCAAACAGCACCGGGTATACAGAACGAAATACTAAATAAGAATCCCCTGCAGCTCAGTGAAGCCATCAAATTCGGTATACTTTTCGGAGTCATCTATGGTGCCATTACCATAGTCAAACAAGGATATGGAGATATCGGTGTTTACATTGTCTCTTCCTTTTCGGGCATTACCGATGTCGATGCCATTACCCTTTCACTCTCACAGCTTGAAGCCGACAATAAACTGCCTATACTGACTGCCGTCAACGGGATCATTATCGCTTCTGTCGTCAACACTTATGTCAAGCTGGGGATCGTTTTCTGGATGGGTGGCAGAAAGTTGGGCATCAGAGTATTATGGTTCGTCCTGATCACCACAGGCATGATAGGGGCAGGCGTCTGGATAAACATCCTCCTGCCGTTCATAACCTGACAAAAAGTTCAATGTGAACTGTTTTTCGGCTCGGAGGCCTCTTCCGCCTGTGTGACATACTTTTTGCGTATATCGAACTGCAAACTGGTCAGGTAACCGACCAGCACCACACTGACACCCGTAGCCACCAGAATGTTGTAATCAAAGGTCAGTTCGAGGGCAAGCACCACTGCTGTCAACGGCAGTTTCATCACCACCCCCATAAAGACCGCAGAACCCACTGCTGCAAAAAAGAATGGCTCAAAAGGAAAATGGGAATAAAAGGTAATGATCTCACCGTAACCGTATCCGACCAGTGCTCCAATGCTCATCAGCGGCAGGAAGAGCCCACCTACAGCATTGGCATATAAAGCGACCGTTGTCCCGATAATACGCAAAATGATAATCAGAAATATAAAATAGACTGAGATCGATTCCTTATTATTGATAAGGTGCATCACTATCTCTTTCCCCGAAAATCCTGCATGCGGTTCGATGAGCAGCACCGTTCCTACAACGCTGCCGCCTATCAGAGAGAACACCATATTTCTCATTGTACGGAACTTCTTAAAGATCTCAAGGTCTATGATATGCAGAAGTCGTTTTTTCATAAAAAGGTAGAGATAGACAAAGAATGTGATGAATGGGATGAAGATCAGGATCGGCATGACATAATAGTAATCAAATTCTTTGCCCAGGGAACTGTGAAATGAGATGGAGTCCAAAAATTTCACTGAGATTGAAAAAGCGACCACTGAACTCAGAATCACATATCCTATATACTGTTTGATAAACTGGTAGGCGATATTCTCTATGGAAAAGACGATTCCCGTAAGCGGAGAAACGAAGATCGCGGC
Coding sequences:
- a CDS encoding MgtC/SapB family protein, which encodes MDYILVKSLLIAVLLGFAIGLQRTMSHLYSNDVGFAAGSRTFALISLLGFMSGWMYQFAPSLIVVVSASIAGIIILSYYMKNIHYKKMGMTSQIAAIITYLLGLMTYFHLEQYAIFIGVMMIVLLDIKPRLQRIEKNITPTDLNASILLLAMTFLILPILPDEMIGPYKLFNPYKTWLMAVIIAAISFVGYIAIKILGNKQGVLLTGLFGGLISSTAVSISLSKMYTAQKEYLNNYAAGIAIACTLMYLRVLFEALVINMEVAWHLLLPYTLAALSGFAYVYIVYKQATQTAPGIQNEILNKNPLQLSEAIKFGILFGVIYGAITIVKQGYGDIGVYIVSSFSGITDVDAITLSLSQLEADNKLPILTAVNGIIIASVVNTYVKLGIVFWMGGRKLGIRVLWFVLITTGMIGAGVWINILLPFIT
- a CDS encoding chloride channel protein, with translation MIAKLIIATLLTGVISGFFITFYEMLIAFTTRLLFMGDPFETIPVLPTWYLYVVPTVAIFIVNYLISKDNYIREYGLTEIADSVSQNKLIINVKTLFLKVIASTLSVSSGYAVGTEGPSAGMGAMVAYQIHRLFNLPTMLVKMMISVGASSGIAAIFVSPLTGIVFSIENIAYQFIKQYIGYVILSSVVAFSISVKFLDSISFHSSLGKEFDYYYVMPILIFIPFITFFVYLYLFMKKRLLHIIDLEIFKKFRTMRNMVFSLIGGSVVGTVLLIEPHAGFSGKEIVMHLINNKESISVYFIFLIIILRIIGTTVALYANAVGGLFLPLMSIGALVGYGYGEIITFYSHFPFEPFFFAAVGSAVFMGVVMKLPLTAVVLALELTFDYNILVATGVSVVLVGYLTSLQFDIRKKYVTQAEEASEPKNSSH
- a CDS encoding HAD-IC family P-type ATPase, producing MSSEIVGQFLLLLALLFGLTYILAGFMERLRIPGILAALFVAMGAHYTPIGDLLSHGIFNEIFTLLAELGVLFLLFFIGLQIDMQEMRSQSKNIIIATVLNTIIPFGLGIAVMRYLGYDWMVSFVVGLTRMPTAEAVIVPILDEFNLIRTKVGNYIVGAGVLDDVIEVFLIAFVSLWIGDKSGLVPNDSTAIIDLVLNIIIFIAAAWVVHKWILLPLSHWLKIRVANLILLMIIVLFVFGGFAERTDLGLVVGAIVAGMLMRPVFTMAGDVGIQATKAVRAVSYGFFGIVFFLWIGMSVDLSGMIKAPELAILLFLAAFVGKIIGIFLMVPMGQLNSKEAWTIGIGLNARLTTEIIVAKLLLDAQLIDIQLFTALVAASSVSTIVVPLLFSLLVSFWKETLMQSAVSKTKKKKIEKPEKEQIPWYAQKFDTVYKTLGTDPQKGLSKDEIVQRQAHYGPNRIRSVHKEKWYWILFRQFTDVLIIILLIAAAISFAIGEVGDAVTIMIIVILNGILGFIQEYKAEKAIEALQKMLSLRCKVLRDGEKKEIDSTKLVPGDIVFLEIGDKIPADLRLIEAVNLKVDESALTGESVASLKNTKAVPQKSALGERSSMAWMGTNVVNGYAKGIVVATGMQTEFGKIAKMTSEVGSTQTPLQKKLAVLGKKLGIFSVAIAAFVAIIGYLLGKDMMEMFLTGISLAVAVVPEGLPAVVTITLALGVKAMVRQKALLRRLQAAEALGSANVICTDKTGTLTQNQMTVQKVWLFSGEIDVTGSGYDPKGHFEKDKKKVDYKKRQDLIELLKTGLVCTHAGLTKEKDEWKITGEPTEASLIVAAYKAWLTPEVDEKITTEFSFNSQRKRMSVIVQEKGKNIAYIKGAPEVLLERSNYYFDGEKVQALDAQKKKAFEDAYSQLARNGLRTLALAKRVLPKGIKLDADAVENDLVLLGVVGIIDPPRPEVHHAIQTARTAGINVVMITGDAPLTAMAIAKEVGLDAKHGITGSQLDTLDDDALKNAIHEGAIFARTTPADKIRIVKILQDEGLVTAMTGDGVNDAPALKKADIGIAMGMRGTDVAKGAADMILLDDNFASIINAVREGRRQYDNIKKFVTYLLSSNIGEVIAIFVNILLGGPLILLPVQILWMNLVTDGMTAVALGMEKAEKGTMHRLPRASSESFLQYRGILMIILLGGYIGGATLWIFHHYLSSGLPEAQAIGLAQTAAFTAIIILEKMNVFNYRSLHAPIYTMGFFSNIWLIAAWLVTVSLQVAAVYVPFLQDALHTVPLGWKDWLLIFEISLPIFVVTELYKTVEWFLLKSKNAHTEKEGA